The genomic window GGAACGGCTTTTTCCACGCCGCTTCATAGTGGGCAACGCTCTCTAAGGCATGGGAGGTATGGGCCGCGTTCACGGCATCATTCAACGCACTTACCAGTGCATCTTTATGCTCAACACTGGCGAGAATAAAGTGGATCTTGTTGACATCCAGCACCTCCCGCCGGTCCACCGCACAAACAGGTGGAAAAAACGCACCTGTCAAACCTCGATCCATCAGGTGTGGGAAAACGTGCAGGTAGTGATCCAGATAACCGTCATCAAAGGTCAATAATGCGCTCTGTTCCGGGAGCGGATCCCCCCCCTTCATCGCCTCAGCCACCTGGTGCATACTGACCACATTATAGTGGTTCTGAATATAATCTAACTGACCTAAAAACCCATCCTTTTCAAGACCTTTAATCTCTGGGTACCGACTGTGCTTTAGTGGGCGCACGTAGTGGTACATGACGATATGTAGGGAACGGGACATGGTGTCATCGGCCTATGGCTAAGGGGTCATAAGGGGATATCAACCCCCTTGATCTAGCAATCAAAAAAGCAAACGGTGTACCACTTCCTTACCATCATCCCGAACAAAAACACCACGCCCCCCTTGTAGAATCTTTTCGCCGTACCCATCTGAATGCATGGAAGCACACCCCATAAAAGGATGGAACCATGCAACAGGAACAACTGACCAGCAAATCTGCCGAAGCCCTGAACAGTGCCGTAGGTTTGGCCGCTGAACGTGGCCAACAGTATGTGGAACCAGAACATCTGTTGCTGGCCATGTTGCAGCAAAAAGATGGGTTGATCCCTGCCTTATTAACCAAAATGCAGGCACCTCTACCTGCCTTGTCACAAGCCACCACCGCCACGGTAGATAACCTACCCCGTGTCGGGGGAGATGGTGCGGCACAAACCCTACCCTCCCGTCGTTTACAAAGTTTGTGGCGCGACGCGGAAAAAGAGGCGGCCTCCCTACGGGATGAATACACCTCCACCGAGCACTTCCTGCTGGCCATGAGTGAAATGCAAGAGGGTGCTCTGCCAGGTTTGTTCCGTCAGTTTGCCCTTAACCGCTCAAAAATATTGGATGCCCTTAAGAGCGTACGCAGTGGTCAACGGGTAACCAGCAAAGATCCTGAAGGCACCTTTCAAGCGCTTGAGAAGTATGCCCGTGATCTGACTGAGCTGGCCAAGAGCGGCAAATTGGACCCCGTCATTGGGCGAGATGAAGAGATCCGCCGCACCATTCAGGTTCTTAGCCGTCGTACCAAGAACAACCCCGTGCTGATTGGTGAACCTGGGGTGGGAAAAACCGCCATTGTAGAAGGGTTGGCACTGCGTATTGAACGGGGTGATGTGCCGGAGTCCTTAAAAACCGTACGTATTGTCTCACTGGATATGGGTGCCTTGGTGGCGGGTGCCAAATATCGGGGAGAGTTTGAAGAGCGGTTAAAGGCCGTGCTTAAAGAGGTCCAAGAAGCCGCCGGTCAGATTATTCTATTTATTGATGAGATGCACACCATCGTCGGTGCCGGTAAGACCGAAGGCGCCATGGATGCTGGCAACCTATTAAAACCAGCCTTGGCCCGTGGTGATCTACACTGTGTAGGAGCGACCACGCTGGATGAGTACCGCAAACATGTGGAAAAAGATCCCGCTCTGGAGCGGCGCTTCCAACCCGTCAAGGTGCTGGAGCCTAGTGCAGAGGCCACCATATCTATCCTACGTGGGATCAAGGATAAGTATGAACTCCACCACGGAGTACGGATTACCGATGCCGCCATTGTCGCTGCAGCTACCCTCTCCCACCGTTATATCAACGATCGCTTTCTACCCGATAAAGCCATTGACCTGGTGGATGAAGCCGCCGCCCGTATTCGTATGGAGATTACCTCCAAACCCCAGTTATTGGACACCCTGGATCGACAGATCCTACAGCTACAGATTGAACAGACCGCATTAAGTAAGGAAAAAGATCCTGCTTCCAAAGAGCGCCTATCCAAACTGGAGTCTGAGCTGGCTGATCTTAAGGAGCAGTCTCACACACTTACCATCCGCTGGACCCAGGAACGGGATGTCATTCAGCATGTGGGGCAACTGAAAGAAAAGTTGGAGCAAACCCGTCTACAACTGGAACAGGCGGAGCGCAATGGTCATCTAGAAAAAGCAGGGGAGCTACGTTACAGCACCCTACCCAAGCTGGAAACGGACCTGAATATGGCCGAAGAGGCCGCCGTTCAAGCCAAAGATAGTACCCTGCTTCGGGAGTTGGTGGATGAAGAGGAGATTGCCACCGTCGTGGCCCGCTGGACAGGCATACCCGTGGCCCGCATGTTGGAGGGGGAAAAAGAGAAACTGCTAAAAATGGAAGATCGCCTGCGCCAGCAGGTTGTGGGACAGGATACTGCGCTGGAGGCTATTGCCCGAGCGGTACGTCGCGCCCGAGCAGGTTTGCAGGACCCCAACCGTCCCATTGGTTCTTTCCTATTTCTTGGTCCAACCGGGGTGGGTAAAACAGAGCTGAGCAAAGCACTGGCCCAGTTTTTATTCAATGATAACGGGGCCATGGTCCGACTGGATATGTCGGAGTATATGGAGAAACATGCGGTTTCCCGTTTAATTGGTGCCCCGCCAGGTTACGTGGGTTATGAAGAGGGTGGCCAACTGACCGAACAGGTACGCCGACGCCCCTATAGTGTGGTACTGCTCGATGAAGTGGAAAAAGCCCACCCAGAGGTCTTTAATACCCTGTTGCAGGTGTTGGATGAGGGGCGTTTGACTGACGGTCAGGGTCGCACCGTGGATTTTCGCAATACCGTGTTTATTATGACCTCTAACATCGGCTCCCCCATTATCGCCCAGGGTGGTGACCCTGAGCAGGTGGAAGCTGAGGTCATGGCGATACTGAAACAAGCCTTTCGCCCAGAGTTTCTTAACCGGATTGATGAGACCATTCTGTTCCATGCACTGCAACGTGAGCATATGGACAACATTGTGGAGATCCAGCTTGCCCACCTGTATAAATTGCTGGAGAGCCATAACATCACCCTGGAACTGGATCACCACGTACGCCATACCCTAGCTGAAGAGGGCTATGACCCCATTTATGGCGCCCGCCCCTTAAAACGGG from Magnetococcus sp. PR-3 includes these protein-coding regions:
- the clpB gene encoding ATP-dependent chaperone ClpB, whose translation is MQQEQLTSKSAEALNSAVGLAAERGQQYVEPEHLLLAMLQQKDGLIPALLTKMQAPLPALSQATTATVDNLPRVGGDGAAQTLPSRRLQSLWRDAEKEAASLRDEYTSTEHFLLAMSEMQEGALPGLFRQFALNRSKILDALKSVRSGQRVTSKDPEGTFQALEKYARDLTELAKSGKLDPVIGRDEEIRRTIQVLSRRTKNNPVLIGEPGVGKTAIVEGLALRIERGDVPESLKTVRIVSLDMGALVAGAKYRGEFEERLKAVLKEVQEAAGQIILFIDEMHTIVGAGKTEGAMDAGNLLKPALARGDLHCVGATTLDEYRKHVEKDPALERRFQPVKVLEPSAEATISILRGIKDKYELHHGVRITDAAIVAAATLSHRYINDRFLPDKAIDLVDEAAARIRMEITSKPQLLDTLDRQILQLQIEQTALSKEKDPASKERLSKLESELADLKEQSHTLTIRWTQERDVIQHVGQLKEKLEQTRLQLEQAERNGHLEKAGELRYSTLPKLETDLNMAEEAAVQAKDSTLLRELVDEEEIATVVARWTGIPVARMLEGEKEKLLKMEDRLRQQVVGQDTALEAIARAVRRARAGLQDPNRPIGSFLFLGPTGVGKTELSKALAQFLFNDNGAMVRLDMSEYMEKHAVSRLIGAPPGYVGYEEGGQLTEQVRRRPYSVVLLDEVEKAHPEVFNTLLQVLDEGRLTDGQGRTVDFRNTVFIMTSNIGSPIIAQGGDPEQVEAEVMAILKQAFRPEFLNRIDETILFHALQREHMDNIVEIQLAHLYKLLESHNITLELDHHVRHTLAEEGYDPIYGARPLKRVIQRRVQDLLAEAILAGTIRDGDHLTLTVNEGKIRINPVHP